One Podarcis muralis chromosome Z, rPodMur119.hap1.1, whole genome shotgun sequence DNA segment encodes these proteins:
- the LOC114589299 gene encoding growth hormone secretagogue receptor type 1-like: MDFFSLNGSIGNNTEYYEDPSSLFDMPVLVPVTIICILLFFLGITGNMTIILIFKRYKEMQTTVNMYLSSMALSDSLIFLGLPSDLYRIWKYKPYIFGNFLCKFNVYLNETCTYCTILHITTLSVERYFAICFPLKAKATITKRRVKGIILLIWVCSAVTAIPILFLFGVEHRNGSLPEETNECKYIEQAARSGLLETMAWLSTLYFFLPVVCLVLLYGLICRKLWRTARNLEGHHAATRERHHQQTVKMLAVVVVAFVLCWLPLHVGRILFAQGSTVLYEISQYFNLISMLLFYFGASVNPILYNVMSQKYRKAVCKFLNHNQAWQQRNLSRTGKASVEGVEISSFL; the protein is encoded by the exons atggattttttttcattGAATGGTTCCATTGGAAATAATACAGAGTATTATGAAGACCCTTCTTCCTTGTTTGACATGCCTGTCTTAGTGCCAGTGACAATTATTTGCATCCTTTTGTTCTTCTTGGGCATCACTGGGAACATGACCATTATATTAATTTTTAAGCGATACAAGGAAATGCAGACAACGGTTAATATGTATTTATCCAGCATGGCGTTGTCTGACAGTCTGATCTTCCTTGGCTTGCCTTCTGATTTGTATAGAATCTGGAAGTATAAGCCGTACATCTTTGGCAATTTCCTCTGCAAGTTTAATGTCTACCTCAACGAAACCTGCACTTACTGCACCATACTCCACATAACCACCTTGAGTGTCGAGAGATATTTTGCAATCTGCTTCCCTTTGAAAGCCAAAGCAACCATCACTAAAAGGCGGGTCAAAGGCATAATCCTCCTGATATGGGTTTGCTCTGCAGTGACTGCCATCCCAATCCTGTTTCTCTTTGGCGTAGAACACCGCAACGGAAGCCTCCCAGAGGAAACCAATGAATGCAAATACATCGAGCAAGCAGCCCGTTCGGGACTTCTGGAAACAATGGCATGGCTCTCCACCCTGTATTTTTTCCTACCTGTAGTTTGCTTAGTTCTCCTCTACGGGCTGATCTGTCGAAAGCTCTGGAGAACTGCACGGAACCTGGAGGGGCACCACGCTGCAACGAGGGAGAGGCACCACCAACAAACTGTCAAAATGCTAG CAGTCGTGGTCGTGGCCTTTGTGCTCTGCTGGCTTCCCTTACACGTCGGCCGAATCCTCTTCGCCCAGGGAAGCACAGTCCTCTATGAGATAAGCCAGTACTTCAACCTCATCTCAATGCTGCTGTTTTACTTTGGAGCCTCTGTGAATCCAATCCTTTACAACGTCATGTCACAAAAGTACAGAAAAGCTGTGTGCAAGTTTCTGAACCATAACCAGGCTTGGCAGCAGAGGAACTTAAGCAGGACTGGCAAGGCTTCTGTTGAAGGTGTGGAAATCAGTTCTTTCctgtaa